A stretch of the Bacillus sp. FJAT-18017 genome encodes the following:
- the plsX gene encoding phosphate acyltransferase PlsX, whose amino-acid sequence MKIAIDAMGGDHAPREIVLGAVKAADTYKDIEITLIGNESKIRETFTNHDRISILHTDEVILGTDEPVRAVRRKKTASMVLAAQLVADGKADACISAGNTGALMAAGLFVVGRIEGIDRPALAPTLPTIGGEGFLLLDVGANVDAKAEHLFQYAIMGSVYSEKVRGIQNPRVGLLNIGTEEKKGNELSKQAFTLLKDSGLNFVGNVEARDLLNGIADVVVTDGFTGNMVLKTVEGTAMSVFKMLKGALTADLKSKLAAAVLKPSLYGLKNKMDYSEYGGAALFGLKAPVIKAHGSSNAQSLFSAVRQTREMVSNDVTGLIRKTVEEATSTKNDSE is encoded by the coding sequence ATGAAAATAGCAATTGACGCAATGGGTGGTGACCACGCTCCAAGGGAAATCGTCCTTGGTGCTGTGAAGGCCGCCGATACATATAAGGATATCGAAATTACACTTATCGGTAATGAAAGCAAGATACGTGAAACTTTTACGAACCATGATAGAATTTCAATTTTACATACAGATGAAGTCATTCTAGGGACAGATGAACCGGTACGTGCCGTAAGACGCAAAAAAACTGCATCGATGGTTCTCGCTGCCCAGCTGGTGGCCGATGGCAAGGCTGATGCCTGCATTTCCGCCGGGAACACTGGTGCATTAATGGCTGCTGGACTGTTTGTAGTGGGCCGTATTGAAGGAATTGATAGACCCGCGCTAGCTCCGACCTTGCCGACAATCGGTGGTGAGGGCTTCCTTCTTCTTGATGTTGGCGCGAATGTAGATGCAAAGGCCGAACATCTTTTTCAATACGCCATAATGGGCTCCGTCTACAGCGAGAAGGTACGGGGTATACAAAACCCTCGTGTAGGGCTGTTGAATATCGGAACAGAAGAGAAGAAGGGCAATGAGTTATCCAAGCAGGCCTTCACATTGCTAAAAGATTCCGGCTTGAATTTTGTCGGCAATGTTGAAGCGAGGGACCTTCTTAATGGTATAGCCGACGTTGTTGTTACAGACGGGTTTACTGGAAATATGGTTTTGAAAACAGTCGAAGGCACTGCAATGTCCGTGTTTAAAATGCTAAAAGGTGCCCTTACGGCGGACTTGAAGAGCAAGCTTGCTGCAGCAGTTCTAAAGCCAAGCTTGTATGGGCTTAAGAACAAGATGGATTATTCCGAATATGGCGGTGCCGCTTTATTTGGCTTAAAAGCACCGGTAATTAAAGCTCATGGATCTTCAAATGCACAATCCCTTTTTAGTGCTGTTCGCCAAACGAGGGAAATGGTATCCAACGATGTAACGGGACTCATCA
- the fapR gene encoding transcription factor FapR, protein MKRNKKERQRLLVETIKENPFITDEELAERFTVSVQTIRLDRLELSIPELRERIKNVAEKRFEDEVRSLPLEEVIGEIIDIELDQNAISILDIKPEHVFKRNNIARGHHLFAQANSLAVAVINDQLALTAKSSLQFKRSVKEGERVIAKAKVTKIDEEHARTFVEVNSFVNNELVFTGEFEMYRSNRNKGGNSNENSN, encoded by the coding sequence ATGAAACGAAACAAAAAGGAACGCCAGCGCTTGCTGGTGGAAACCATCAAAGAAAATCCTTTTATTACAGATGAAGAACTAGCCGAACGGTTTACAGTCAGTGTCCAGACAATCAGGCTGGACCGTCTTGAGCTCTCCATTCCTGAACTTCGCGAGCGAATCAAGAACGTAGCCGAGAAAAGATTTGAAGATGAGGTCCGCTCGTTGCCTCTAGAAGAAGTAATCGGTGAAATCATTGATATTGAGCTTGACCAGAATGCCATATCAATTCTTGATATAAAACCTGAACATGTTTTTAAGCGGAATAACATTGCCAGGGGACATCACTTGTTTGCGCAGGCAAATTCCCTGGCAGTAGCAGTCATAAATGATCAGTTAGCACTAACCGCAAAATCTTCCCTTCAGTTCAAACGGTCTGTCAAGGAAGGTGAGCGGGTAATCGCAAAGGCTAAAGTTACTAAAATTGACGAAGAACATGCCAGGACATTCGTGGAAGTCAATAGTTTTGTAAACAATGAACTTGTTTTTACCGGCGAATTTGAAATGTATCGCTCAAATAGGAACAAAGGTGGCAACTCGAATGAAAATAGCAATTGA
- the recG gene encoding ATP-dependent DNA helicase RecG → MNTNLMQSVKVLKGIGDETAELLADLNIVTIRDLLEHFPYRYEDYRLRDLADVKHDERITVEGKVHSEPSLARFGKKKSRMTVRLLVGRYLVQAIIFNQPYLKSKIQIGETITVTGKWDQHRMAVTVSEVHIGENRSGKMFEPVYALRGNLTMKNMRKYIAQAFSLYGNDIVETLPGSLVQKYRLPNRRDALKIMHFPDDPDDVKKARRRFVYEEFLSFQLKMQALRKIEREQSPGIVHKYNLDRLMDFINSLPFPLTDAQKRVVNEILSDMKSPYRMNRLLQGDVGSGKTVVAAICLYACVTTGRQGALMVPTEILAEQHAISLRELFEPIGVRVELLTSSVKGKARRELLADLAEGKIHILVGTHALIQDEVSFEKLGFVITDEQHRFGVEQRRVLREKGENPDVLFMTATPIPRTLAITVFGEMDVSVIDEMPAGRKTIETYWARQDMLDRVLGFMEKELRKGRQAYVICPLIEESDKLDVQNAIDVHSTLSFYFQNKFKVGLMHGRLPSVEKEEVMRAFAENETQVLVSTTVVEVGVNVPNATVMLIYDAERFGLAQLHQLRGRVGRGSDQSYCILLAEPKSEVGKERMKIMTETNDGFVVSEKDLELRGPGDFFGKKQSGIPEFKVADMVHDYRALETARNDAAQLVQSKAFWHAPEYAALRQELVDTGVLSGEKLD, encoded by the coding sequence GTGAATACAAATCTCATGCAATCAGTAAAAGTTCTTAAAGGGATAGGCGATGAAACGGCGGAATTGCTTGCCGATTTAAATATTGTCACAATCCGGGACCTTCTTGAACATTTCCCGTACCGCTATGAAGATTACAGGCTGCGCGACTTGGCTGATGTAAAGCATGATGAGAGGATAACGGTTGAAGGGAAGGTTCATAGCGAGCCTTCCCTTGCGCGTTTTGGCAAAAAGAAGTCGCGGATGACTGTCCGCCTTCTTGTCGGACGTTATCTTGTCCAGGCTATCATTTTTAACCAGCCATATCTGAAGAGCAAAATTCAAATTGGGGAAACCATTACCGTTACAGGAAAATGGGATCAACACCGAATGGCGGTTACTGTCTCAGAAGTGCATATTGGTGAAAATCGCTCTGGGAAAATGTTCGAGCCCGTTTATGCGCTCCGCGGCAACTTAACAATGAAGAACATGCGAAAATACATTGCTCAGGCTTTTTCGCTTTACGGTAACGACATTGTAGAAACCTTGCCAGGCAGCCTGGTGCAAAAATATAGGCTGCCAAACAGGCGTGATGCCCTGAAGATTATGCATTTTCCGGACGATCCCGATGATGTGAAAAAGGCTAGAAGGCGTTTTGTTTATGAGGAGTTCCTGTCATTTCAGCTTAAGATGCAGGCGCTGCGAAAAATCGAACGCGAGCAATCACCGGGTATTGTTCATAAATATAACTTAGACAGGCTGATGGATTTCATTAACAGTCTCCCATTTCCGCTCACGGATGCACAAAAACGTGTTGTCAATGAAATACTCTCGGACATGAAATCCCCATATAGGATGAATCGGCTTCTTCAAGGGGATGTCGGTTCAGGAAAAACGGTCGTAGCAGCAATTTGCCTTTACGCATGTGTGACAACTGGCCGACAGGGAGCGTTAATGGTGCCAACTGAAATCCTAGCCGAGCAGCACGCTATATCACTAAGGGAACTATTCGAACCGATTGGCGTCAGGGTGGAACTGTTAACGAGCAGTGTGAAAGGAAAGGCAAGGCGTGAGCTTCTTGCCGATTTAGCGGAAGGAAAGATTCATATTCTCGTAGGCACTCATGCTTTGATTCAGGATGAGGTTTCGTTCGAAAAGCTCGGCTTTGTCATTACTGACGAACAGCACCGATTCGGGGTTGAACAGCGCCGCGTTCTCCGAGAAAAGGGGGAAAATCCGGATGTCCTGTTCATGACGGCAACACCGATACCGAGGACACTTGCCATAACCGTTTTTGGGGAAATGGATGTATCGGTTATTGATGAAATGCCGGCAGGAAGGAAGACAATTGAAACCTATTGGGCGCGGCAGGACATGCTGGATAGGGTTCTTGGTTTCATGGAAAAAGAGCTTCGCAAAGGGCGGCAGGCATACGTGATTTGTCCATTAATCGAAGAGTCGGACAAGCTTGACGTCCAAAACGCAATTGATGTTCATAGCACCCTATCTTTTTATTTTCAAAACAAGTTCAAGGTTGGTCTAATGCACGGAAGGCTGCCTTCTGTGGAAAAAGAGGAAGTGATGCGTGCTTTCGCTGAAAATGAAACCCAGGTGCTTGTCTCGACAACGGTCGTTGAAGTAGGAGTGAACGTCCCGAATGCCACAGTCATGCTAATTTATGATGCTGAACGTTTTGGACTTGCCCAGCTCCATCAGCTCCGCGGAAGGGTAGGCAGGGGAAGTGACCAGTCCTACTGTATTTTGCTTGCAGAACCAAAATCGGAAGTAGGCAAGGAACGAATGAAAATTATGACCGAAACGAACGACGGCTTTGTTGTAAGTGAGAAGGACCTTGAATTAAGGGGTCCGGGTGATTTTTTTGGAAAAAAACAGAGCGGTATTCCAGAATTCAAAGTCGCCGACATGGTTCACGATTACCGCGCACTAGAAACTGCTCGGAATGATGCAGCCCAATTAGTTCAATCCAAGGCGTTTTGGCATGCTCCAGAATACGCGGCCTTAAGGCAAGAATTGGTTGATACCGGGGTGTTATCAGGGGAAAAGCTCGACTAA
- the sdaAA gene encoding L-serine ammonia-lyase, iron-sulfur-dependent, subunit alpha, with product MFRNVAELVELAISSNKKISEIMIEQEMEVTGRSREEIVKMMDRNLEVMEQAVERGIKGVHSHSGLTGGDAVLLQQYIQKGNFLSGETLLDAVSKAVATNEVNAAMGTICATPTAGSAGVVPGTLFAVKNKLNPSREQMVSFLFTSGAFGFVVANNASISGAAGGCQAEVGSAAGMAAAALVELAGGTPEQCAEAMAITLKNMLGLVCDPVAGLVEVPCVKRNAMGAANAMVAADMALAGIKSRIPCDEVIDAMYKIGQQMPTALKETAQGGLAATPTGRELEAKIFGIPLTKQ from the coding sequence ATGTTCCGCAATGTGGCTGAGCTGGTTGAATTGGCAATCAGCAGCAATAAAAAAATATCGGAAATTATGATTGAACAAGAAATGGAAGTAACTGGCCGCTCCAGGGAAGAGATTGTCAAGATGATGGATCGAAATCTTGAGGTAATGGAACAGGCGGTTGAGCGAGGAATAAAGGGAGTTCACTCCCATTCCGGCCTGACTGGCGGCGATGCAGTTCTTCTTCAGCAATATATCCAGAAAGGCAATTTTCTCTCAGGGGAAACATTGCTTGATGCTGTAAGCAAAGCGGTGGCGACAAATGAAGTCAATGCAGCAATGGGGACTATCTGTGCCACACCAACTGCCGGTTCTGCCGGTGTCGTTCCAGGAACGCTATTTGCTGTAAAAAACAAATTAAATCCTTCAAGGGAACAAATGGTATCCTTTTTATTCACATCCGGTGCATTTGGTTTTGTAGTAGCAAACAACGCATCCATTTCAGGTGCCGCGGGGGGCTGCCAGGCGGAGGTTGGTTCTGCGGCCGGAATGGCAGCTGCCGCACTTGTAGAACTTGCAGGCGGAACACCAGAGCAATGTGCCGAAGCGATGGCTATCACGCTGAAAAATATGCTGGGCCTTGTATGTGACCCAGTTGCAGGCCTTGTTGAAGTTCCATGTGTGAAACGGAATGCAATGGGTGCTGCGAATGCCATGGTGGCAGCCGATATGGCACTTGCGGGAATCAAGAGCAGGATTCCTTGCGATGAGGTCATCGATGCGATGTACAAAATCGGGCAACAGATGCCTACTGCATTAAAAGAGACTGCGCAGGGAGGTTTGGCGGCGACCCCAACCGGTAGGGAGCTGGAAGCGAAGATATTCGGGATTCCGCTGACAAAACAGTGA
- the sdaAB gene encoding L-serine ammonia-lyase, iron-sulfur-dependent subunit beta, whose amino-acid sequence MKYKSVFDIIGPVMIGPSSSHTAGAARIGRVARSLFGREPKWVNISLYGSFAKTYRGHGTDVALIGGLLDFDTDDPRIIEAIDMAKGKGIKITFIEEDAITDHPNTARVIIGDEKGELELVGISIGGGKIEIIELNGFELKLSGHHPAILVVHNDRFGAIADVSNVLAKNQINIGHMEVSRKEVGKMALMTIEVDQNIGHELLDQIEKLPNILKVTKIVD is encoded by the coding sequence ATGAAATATAAAAGTGTATTTGATATTATTGGCCCAGTAATGATTGGTCCTTCCAGCTCTCATACCGCCGGTGCGGCAAGAATCGGCAGGGTAGCCAGGAGCCTGTTCGGCAGGGAACCGAAATGGGTCAATATCTCACTTTATGGCTCTTTTGCAAAAACATACCGCGGCCATGGGACTGATGTTGCTTTAATCGGCGGGCTGCTGGATTTTGATACAGACGACCCTCGCATCATTGAAGCAATTGATATGGCGAAGGGGAAGGGAATAAAAATAACTTTCATTGAGGAAGACGCAATTACAGATCATCCAAATACAGCCCGGGTTATTATAGGTGATGAAAAAGGAGAGCTTGAGCTTGTCGGCATTTCAATAGGCGGAGGCAAGATTGAAATCATTGAGCTGAATGGTTTTGAATTGAAGCTATCTGGTCACCATCCGGCCATACTGGTGGTCCATAATGACCGATTCGGGGCGATTGCTGACGTCTCCAATGTCCTGGCAAAAAATCAGATTAATATTGGCCATATGGAAGTATCCCGCAAAGAAGTAGGGAAAATGGCACTAATGACGATTGAAGTTGATCAAAATATCGGGCACGAATTGCTCGATCAGATAGAAAAGCTTCCTAATATCCTAAAAGTCACCAAGATTGTAGATTAA
- a CDS encoding DAK2 domain-containing protein — translation MKQLNGIHFAEMVIQGANHLSANAKYVDSLNVFPVPDGDTGTNMNLSMTSGAKEVKANVQEHIGKVGTALSKGLLMGARGNSGVILSQLFRGFAKSIEAKASIGGKDFAAALEAGVDTAYKAVMKPVEGTILTVAKDAARKGVQVSKSTDNIIEIMEAVLAESKASLKRTPDLLPVLKEVGVVDSGGQGLVFVYEGFLAELKGEQLPDTPEALPSMNDLVSAEHHKSVQSHMNTEDIEFGYCTEFMVRFESEKLAKKPFKEESFRQDLSQYGDSLLVIADEDVVKVHIHSEQPGTCLSYAQKYGNLINIKIENMRLQHSTIVGETHTPLVASRAKAERREYGIITVTMGAGIAELFRSIGAHSVIEGGQTMNPSTEDIVKAIEEVNADKVFILPNNKNIIMAAKQAAEVSGAEAVVIESKTVPQGLSALLAFNPGADLEANQKAMAEAMSHVKTGQITFAVRDTSIDGLEIEKDDYMGINEGKIIVKSKEKITCARELLAKMLDEDSEILTILQGEDVSEEEAESISTFVEENFPNVEIEIHNGQQPLYSYIFAIE, via the coding sequence ATGAAGCAATTAAATGGTATACATTTTGCAGAGATGGTCATCCAGGGTGCCAATCACCTTTCAGCGAATGCGAAGTATGTTGATTCGCTTAATGTTTTTCCTGTACCCGATGGAGATACGGGAACAAATATGAATCTGTCCATGACTTCAGGTGCAAAGGAAGTTAAAGCGAACGTCCAGGAGCATATCGGAAAGGTAGGAACCGCTTTATCAAAGGGCCTTCTGATGGGGGCCCGCGGCAACTCGGGGGTAATCCTTTCCCAGCTTTTCCGCGGCTTTGCAAAGTCGATTGAAGCAAAAGCGAGCATTGGAGGCAAAGATTTTGCAGCTGCTCTTGAAGCTGGTGTCGATACTGCATATAAAGCTGTCATGAAGCCGGTTGAAGGAACAATTCTTACAGTAGCGAAGGATGCCGCGCGAAAGGGAGTCCAGGTTTCCAAATCTACAGATAATATTATTGAGATTATGGAGGCGGTCCTTGCGGAATCCAAGGCATCATTGAAGCGCACACCCGACCTTCTTCCTGTGTTGAAAGAAGTCGGTGTTGTCGATTCCGGCGGCCAGGGCCTGGTCTTTGTTTATGAAGGTTTCCTTGCTGAACTAAAGGGAGAGCAGCTGCCTGATACTCCTGAAGCCTTACCATCCATGAACGACCTGGTAAGTGCGGAGCATCATAAGAGTGTACAATCCCATATGAATACAGAGGATATCGAATTTGGGTATTGTACGGAATTTATGGTCCGTTTCGAGTCGGAAAAGCTTGCGAAAAAGCCGTTCAAGGAAGAGTCATTCAGACAGGATCTTAGCCAGTATGGTGATTCCCTTCTTGTCATAGCGGATGAGGACGTGGTAAAGGTCCACATACACTCAGAGCAGCCTGGTACCTGCCTGAGCTATGCCCAAAAATACGGAAACCTGATCAATATTAAAATTGAAAATATGCGCCTCCAGCATTCTACTATTGTAGGTGAAACCCATACACCTCTTGTGGCATCAAGAGCAAAAGCAGAAAGGCGCGAATACGGCATTATCACTGTTACGATGGGAGCTGGTATTGCCGAGCTGTTCCGTAGTATTGGCGCCCATTCCGTCATTGAAGGCGGACAGACGATGAACCCAAGCACAGAGGATATCGTGAAAGCGATTGAAGAAGTGAATGCTGATAAAGTTTTCATCCTGCCAAATAATAAAAATATTATTATGGCTGCCAAGCAGGCTGCGGAAGTTTCCGGTGCAGAGGCTGTGGTCATCGAGTCAAAAACGGTTCCCCAAGGTTTATCAGCGCTATTGGCCTTTAATCCGGGTGCAGACCTTGAAGCGAACCAGAAGGCAATGGCAGAAGCGATGAGCCATGTGAAGACAGGGCAAATTACGTTTGCAGTCCGTGACACATCGATTGATGGCCTTGAAATTGAGAAAGACGATTACATGGGCATCAACGAAGGCAAAATCATTGTAAAGAGTAAGGAAAAGATTACCTGTGCAAGGGAATTGCTTGCAAAAATGCTTGATGAGGATTCCGAGATTCTCACCATCCTTCAAGGAGAAGATGTTTCCGAGGAAGAGGCTGAATCTATCTCGACGTTTGTTGAGGAAAACTTCCCGAATGTTGAAATCGAAATCCATAACGGACAGCAGCCGCTTTACAGCTACATTTTTGCCATTGAATAA
- a CDS encoding Asp23/Gls24 family envelope stress response protein produces the protein MSIEMKTKYGQIDISNEVIATISGGAAIDCYGIIGMASKNQIKDGLTDILRRENFTRGVIVRQEDDQVHIDMYIIVSYGTKISEVAHNVQSKVKYTLEKMVGLKVDSVNIYVQGVRVTNP, from the coding sequence ATGTCCATCGAAATGAAAACGAAGTACGGGCAAATCGATATTTCAAATGAAGTGATCGCGACCATATCAGGCGGTGCTGCTATAGACTGTTACGGAATTATAGGGATGGCTTCAAAAAATCAAATCAAGGACGGGCTCACTGATATTCTTCGCAGGGAAAACTTTACCCGCGGTGTGATTGTGCGCCAGGAAGATGACCAGGTACATATCGACATGTACATCATTGTCAGCTACGGGACGAAAATTTCCGAGGTTGCCCACAACGTGCAATCTAAAGTGAAATATACCCTCGAAAAAATGGTCGGTCTAAAAGTCGACTCGGTCAATATTTATGTTCAGGGAGTTCGGGTAACGAACCCGTAG
- the rpmB gene encoding 50S ribosomal protein L28, which produces MPRKCVITGKKTTTGNNRSHAMNANKRTWGANLQKVRILVDGKPKRVWVSARALKSGKVERV; this is translated from the coding sequence ATGCCACGCAAATGTGTTATTACTGGTAAGAAAACAACAACCGGCAACAATCGTTCTCATGCTATGAACGCTAACAAGCGTACTTGGGGTGCTAACCTGCAAAAAGTTCGCATTCTTGTTGATGGAAAGCCAAAGCGTGTTTGGGTTTCTGCTCGCGCGCTTAAATCCGGCAAAGTAGAACGCGTTTAA
- the spoVM gene encoding stage V sporulation protein SpoVM: MKFYTIKLPRFLGGIVRGLLGMFKKSE, from the coding sequence ATGAAATTCTATACGATCAAACTGCCAAGATTTTTAGGTGGAATTGTACGGGGACTGCTGGGTATGTTTAAAAAGAGTGAATGA
- a CDS encoding thiamine diphosphokinase gives MKIINIMAGGPPSLVPPTESLAEEQWIGVDRGTIELLQRGIRPFAAFGDFDSVSIEELDKVKAASPNLAKFQPEKDETDMELALIWALEQKPDCIRLFGASGGRIDHFLANVQLVEKFAVLVPEVPIVIQDTRNTVSIKMPGTYTIKKDLEKKYISFLPSSQIVKGLTLKGFKYPLQNQTVEKGSTLCISNELLNDSCTFSFSGGILIVIRSND, from the coding sequence ATGAAAATAATCAATATTATGGCGGGAGGGCCTCCAAGCCTTGTTCCCCCAACTGAAAGTTTAGCAGAAGAACAATGGATAGGTGTCGATCGCGGAACTATTGAACTTTTACAAAGGGGGATTCGTCCCTTTGCAGCCTTCGGGGACTTTGATTCAGTTTCAATTGAAGAGCTTGATAAGGTTAAAGCAGCTAGTCCCAATTTGGCAAAGTTTCAGCCCGAAAAAGATGAAACAGATATGGAATTGGCATTAATATGGGCTCTTGAACAAAAACCAGACTGTATCCGGCTGTTCGGCGCAAGTGGAGGAAGAATTGATCATTTCCTTGCCAACGTCCAGCTTGTTGAAAAGTTTGCGGTACTGGTTCCGGAGGTGCCAATTGTTATACAAGATACAAGGAATACAGTCTCCATAAAAATGCCGGGTACCTATACAATTAAAAAAGATTTAGAAAAGAAATATATTTCATTTTTGCCTAGTTCCCAGATAGTAAAAGGCCTAACTTTAAAAGGGTTCAAGTATCCTCTTCAGAACCAGACCGTTGAAAAAGGATCCACTCTTTGTATTAGTAACGAACTTCTTAATGATAGCTGTACTTTTTCATTTTCCGGAGGCATATTAATAGTCATAAGAAGCAATGACTAA
- the rpe gene encoding ribulose-phosphate 3-epimerase, protein MVKIAPSILSADFSRLGEEIKDVERGGADYIHIDVMDGHFVPNITIGPLIVEAVRPVTELPLDVHLMIENPDQYVEAFAQAGADYITVHVEASRHLHRTIHLIKSFGVKAGVVLNPATPVDSIKHVIEDVDMVLLMSVNPGFGGQKFIEGVLPKIREVKKMAESFGKDIEIEIDGGVNAETARLCVEAGATVLVAGSAVYNKEDRAAAIAAIRGQ, encoded by the coding sequence ATGGTTAAAATTGCACCATCAATTTTGTCTGCGGATTTTTCCCGGCTAGGAGAGGAAATTAAGGATGTAGAACGTGGCGGGGCAGATTATATCCATATTGATGTAATGGATGGACACTTTGTCCCAAACATCACGATAGGTCCGTTAATTGTGGAAGCTGTCCGTCCTGTCACAGAGCTCCCGCTTGATGTCCATTTAATGATTGAAAACCCGGATCAGTATGTTGAGGCATTTGCTCAAGCGGGTGCGGATTATATTACTGTCCATGTTGAGGCTTCCAGACACTTGCACAGGACCATTCACTTGATCAAGAGCTTCGGGGTTAAAGCAGGAGTTGTTTTGAATCCTGCTACACCAGTTGATTCGATTAAGCATGTTATTGAGGATGTTGATATGGTCCTGCTTATGTCTGTTAACCCAGGCTTTGGCGGGCAAAAATTCATCGAGGGTGTCCTGCCCAAAATACGAGAGGTCAAAAAAATGGCTGAATCGTTTGGAAAAGATATAGAAATTGAAATCGACGGCGGTGTTAATGCCGAAACTGCAAGGCTATGTGTGGAAGCTGGAGCGACCGTCCTTGTGGCAGGTTCTGCTGTATATAACAAAGAGGACCGGGCTGCAGCAATTGCTGCAATCAGAGGTCAATAA
- the rsgA gene encoding ribosome small subunit-dependent GTPase A: MPEGKIIKALSGFYYVVHEGTVTQCRGRGVFRKNKITPLVGDEVVFQADNEQEGYILEVRERKNELVRPPIANVDRAILVFSAVEPAFSPALLDRFLVLVEYNHIEPIICITKTDLASEKEMEKLEEFAQDYRAAGYDVLLVSSETESGIELLSPHLEGKISVFAGQSGVGKSSLLNVLRPDLELKTDHISSHLGRGKHTTRHVELIEIGNGLVADTPGFSSLEFMEIEAEQLTACFPEIQKASEKCKFRGCLHMKEPKCAVKAAVEDGVIPRYRYENYVNFLQEIKDRKPRY; this comes from the coding sequence ATGCCAGAAGGGAAAATAATAAAGGCATTGAGCGGATTTTATTATGTAGTCCATGAAGGCACTGTGACACAATGCAGGGGCCGGGGTGTATTCCGCAAGAATAAAATTACACCGCTTGTTGGGGACGAAGTTGTTTTTCAGGCAGACAATGAACAGGAAGGGTATATCCTTGAAGTGAGGGAACGCAAAAATGAACTCGTCAGGCCGCCAATTGCGAATGTTGACAGAGCTATTCTTGTCTTCTCAGCTGTTGAGCCCGCCTTCAGCCCTGCCTTGCTTGACCGGTTTCTGGTTCTTGTGGAATACAACCATATCGAACCAATTATTTGTATTACAAAGACCGATCTCGCAAGTGAGAAGGAAATGGAAAAACTTGAAGAGTTTGCACAGGATTACCGGGCTGCAGGCTATGATGTTCTGCTAGTTTCCTCGGAGACAGAATCAGGAATTGAACTGCTGTCCCCCCATCTTGAAGGAAAAATCTCCGTTTTCGCCGGCCAGTCCGGGGTGGGGAAATCCTCTCTTTTAAATGTGCTCCGTCCAGACCTGGAGTTGAAGACGGACCATATCTCCTCGCATCTTGGAAGAGGCAAGCATACTACCAGGCATGTCGAGCTGATTGAAATTGGCAACGGCCTTGTTGCAGATACGCCAGGCTTTAGTTCGCTCGAGTTTATGGAGATAGAAGCGGAGCAGCTAACTGCCTGCTTCCCTGAAATACAGAAGGCAAGTGAGAAATGCAAATTCAGGGGCTGCCTTCATATGAAAGAACCTAAATGTGCTGTGAAAGCAGCGGTGGAGGATGGTGTTATACCTCGTTACCGCTATGAAAATTATGTGAACTTTTTGCAGGAAATAAAAGATAGAAAGCCGAGGTACTAA